The genomic window TCGCTCTACGCTGACCTCGTCGCTGAAGAAATGGCCAAGCTTGGCTATGTTGAGGCTGAGCCAGAGGCGGCAACCATGCTCGTGCGGTTCGACTATGGCGTCGACAATGGGCGCGAACGTGTGCGCACCACCAACACCGGCTTTGGCCACTTTGGCCCGTGGGGCCGCTTTGGTGGCTTCGGCTTTAATCGCGGCTATGCCTTTGGCTTTTACGATCCATGGCTCGCCGGACCAGAAGTGCGCAGCTACACCGTGTACGTAAGCGACATTGATCTTAAGATCGACAACGCCGTCACCGGCGAACGACTGTTCGAAGGCCAAGCGCAGGCTGCCTCGCGCTCCAACCGCTTGCAGCATCTTGTCCCCAATCTGGTCGATGCAATCTTCACCGACTTCCCCGGCAACTCTGGAGAAGTCCTGCGCATCACTATTCGCGACGATGGGAAAAGCGTAAAACCAGCCAAGTGATGAGCGTTCTTGATACCTACCCGTGGACGGGACGGAAAGGCGGCGGAAGGGATCAGCGCCGCCTTTTTGATTCAACGCCCCCTGATCTCGCATATCAAACCCGGTTCAAAGTTTCATGAACAGCCTTCGTCTCGCTCTTACTGTTTGCACCGCAAGCATGGTGGCGGTGATTGGCGCATCCAGTCCGGCGAGCGCTTTGCAAAGAGGCGCGCAAGTTGACGCGCAGCGAAGCACAGAGGTTTTCGTTGATCTTGGCAGGTGGGTCATCTTGCAGAACGAGGCGCAGCGCAGTTGCGAGCTTCGGCTTAACGATGGCGGACCACATATCCTGCGCTATCAGATGAAGGATGGCCAAGGTGCCACTCTCTCGCTTGAGCCGCGTTCAGGTCGATATTTCGGGGGCATGATCGGCAATGTCGAATGGGCGTTTGATGAGGCACGCTTTGCCGGGTTTGGCTCTGGCGGCGGTTTTTCCCTTGGCGCGAGCTCGCGCGATGTTGTCGCTGGCTTTCGCGCAGCCAGAGTGCTGAGCGTCAGCCAGGGCGGGCAACCAATTGCGCGCATTGACTTAACCACCAGTTCGGCAGGCTATCGCCTCCTTGAACAATGCGCCGAGCAATGGCGGTATATCCCGTGG from Erythrobacter sp. SCSIO 43205 includes these protein-coding regions:
- a CDS encoding DUF4136 domain-containing protein; this translates as MIHSDMTSGTTNTRSSFATRLLRPAAKLGLAGALALGLAACSTNTFKADVSRFQAELPAPQGQTFAVVADDPALAGGLEFSLYADLVAEEMAKLGYVEAEPEAATMLVRFDYGVDNGRERVRTTNTGFGHFGPWGRFGGFGFNRGYAFGFYDPWLAGPEVRSYTVYVSDIDLKIDNAVTGERLFEGQAQAASRSNRLQHLVPNLVDAIFTDFPGNSGEVLRITIRDDGKSVKPAK
- a CDS encoding TonB family protein, whose protein sequence is MNSLRLALTVCTASMVAVIGASSPASALQRGAQVDAQRSTEVFVDLGRWVILQNEAQRSCELRLNDGGPHILRYQMKDGQGATLSLEPRSGRYFGGMIGNVEWAFDEARFAGFGSGGGFSLGASSRDVVAGFRAARVLSVSQGGQPIARIDLTTSSAGYRLLEQCAEQWRYIPWYQREAYAQYRELPEAAPSRRGRMIAGPSRPEPRSGSAGNVRGRPGGVAPPLRPATDARPINSSDWIRADDRLPWPSRGFAPGQGVLRYTLLVNENGRAEDCDVEDSTGSRKLDRRACKLLEERARFEPARTATGQAVKARYTSTVKFAGD